A DNA window from Ornithinimicrobium humiphilum contains the following coding sequences:
- a CDS encoding TRAP transporter small permease subunit, whose translation MSTPTATTSGRRAPLVVRAVGRLSELTGYLSALALIAATLVTSHGVFMRYVLKKPTIWQTETTIYLLMIVAFVGAAYGLKHHAHVGVDLLIEKVPTRPQLVVRLVTAVACLAVVLVVMWTAYQGWYEAYLYDHRSPTAFRFPLWIAYAILPLGMLLVALQYLAMILEGVLGLAGRLPLSEVSLLSGTSELAHVQSELELDRELHPGQGTPEETGSDDERSAR comes from the coding sequence ATGAGCACGCCGACCGCCACCACCTCCGGACGACGGGCGCCGCTCGTCGTCCGGGCGGTGGGCCGCCTCTCGGAGCTGACGGGCTACCTGTCGGCCCTCGCGCTGATCGCCGCGACGCTGGTCACCTCGCACGGCGTCTTCATGCGCTACGTGCTGAAGAAGCCGACCATCTGGCAGACCGAGACCACGATCTACCTGCTGATGATCGTGGCCTTCGTCGGCGCGGCCTACGGCCTCAAGCACCACGCCCACGTCGGCGTCGACCTGCTCATCGAGAAGGTCCCCACCCGGCCGCAGCTGGTCGTCCGCCTCGTCACGGCCGTGGCCTGCCTCGCGGTGGTCCTCGTCGTGATGTGGACGGCCTACCAGGGCTGGTACGAGGCCTACCTCTACGACCACCGCTCGCCCACGGCCTTCCGCTTCCCGCTGTGGATCGCCTACGCGATCCTGCCGCTCGGCATGCTGCTGGTCGCACTGCAGTACCTCGCGATGATCCTCGAGGGCGTGCTCGGGCTGGCGGGCCGGCTGCCGCTGTCGGAGGTGTCGCTGCTCAGCGGCACCAGCGAGCTGGCGCACGTGCAGTCCGAGCTGGAGCTCGACCGTGAGCTCCACCCCGGCCAGGGGACTCCCGAGGAGACCGGGTCCGACGACGAGAGGAGCGCACGATGA
- the dctP gene encoding TRAP transporter substrate-binding protein DctP has protein sequence MNIRTPLLPLAVAVSLGVSACAAPGSGNSGGEGSGGSGDTAAAECGDVTLRLSHQWPEPTTDEGDFRSVVAQRFADEISEATDGQVEVTVYPNSTLSKATEQYDAMMNGSIDMSVFPLDYASGRVPEWSITLMPGLIRNHDDVLKWDQGEIGAAVEENMKENGLVLLTNVWNAGAIGVKGDPILRPEDVQGGMTMRAAGTYVEKMLEAAGAGITSLPSSEIYTGMQTGVLDAAVTSTGSFASYNLQEQVDSYTSPTTHTFWFMYEPLVITTSSFEKLCAEQQEAVLEVGQGLQDYAYDASREDDARVEKIFADAGVEVVQMSEEDYEAWMPLAQEQWEAYTSAVDGGQELLDLALKVREGR, from the coding sequence ATGAACATCCGCACGCCCCTGCTTCCCCTGGCCGTGGCCGTCTCGCTCGGCGTCAGCGCCTGCGCGGCCCCCGGTTCCGGCAACAGCGGTGGTGAGGGCTCCGGGGGGAGCGGAGACACGGCGGCCGCGGAGTGCGGCGACGTGACCCTGCGCCTGTCGCACCAGTGGCCCGAGCCGACCACCGACGAGGGTGACTTCCGCTCGGTCGTCGCCCAGCGCTTCGCCGACGAGATCTCCGAGGCCACCGACGGCCAGGTCGAGGTCACGGTCTACCCCAACAGCACGCTGTCCAAGGCGACCGAGCAGTACGACGCCATGATGAACGGCTCGATCGACATGTCGGTCTTCCCGCTCGACTACGCCTCGGGCCGCGTCCCGGAGTGGTCGATCACCCTCATGCCCGGCCTGATCCGCAACCACGACGACGTCCTGAAGTGGGACCAGGGCGAGATCGGCGCCGCGGTCGAGGAGAACATGAAGGAGAACGGCCTCGTCCTGCTGACCAACGTGTGGAACGCCGGCGCGATCGGCGTCAAGGGCGACCCCATCCTGCGTCCGGAGGACGTCCAGGGCGGCATGACGATGCGCGCCGCGGGCACCTACGTGGAGAAGATGCTCGAGGCCGCCGGCGCGGGCATCACCTCGCTGCCGAGCTCGGAGATCTACACCGGTATGCAGACCGGCGTGCTCGACGCGGCCGTCACCTCCACCGGCTCGTTCGCGTCCTACAACCTGCAGGAGCAGGTCGACTCCTACACCTCCCCGACCACGCACACCTTCTGGTTCATGTACGAGCCGCTGGTCATCACCACCTCCTCCTTCGAGAAGCTGTGCGCGGAGCAGCAGGAGGCCGTGCTCGAGGTCGGCCAGGGCCTGCAGGACTACGCCTACGACGCCTCCCGCGAGGACGACGCCCGCGTCGAGAAGATCTTCGCCGACGCCGGTGTCGAGGTCGTGCAGATGAGCGAGGAGGACTACGAGGCCTGGATGCCGCTGGCGCAGGAGCAGTGGGAGGCCTACACCTCCGCCGTCGACGGCGGCCAGGAGCTGCTCGACCTCGCGCTGAAGGTCCGCGAGGGTCGATGA